From Panthera tigris isolate Pti1 chromosome D3, P.tigris_Pti1_mat1.1, whole genome shotgun sequence, one genomic window encodes:
- the AP1B1 gene encoding AP-1 complex subunit beta-1 isoform X5 codes for MTDSKYFTTTKKGEIFELKAELNSDKKEKKKEAVKKVIASMTVGKDVSALFPDVVNCMQTDNLELKKLVYLYLMNYAKSQPDMAIMAVNTFVKDCEDPNPLIRALAVRTMGCIRVDKITEYLCEPLRKCLKDEDPYVRKTAAVCVAKLHDINAQLVEDQGFLDTLKDLISDSNPMVVANAVAALSEIAESHPSSNLLDLNPQSINKLLTALNECTEWGQIFILDCLANYTPKDDREAQSICERVTPRLSHANSAVVLSAVKVLMKFMEMLSKDLDYYGTLLKKLAPPLVTLLSAEPELQYVALRNINLIVQKRPEILKHEMKVFFVKYNDPIYVKLEKLDIMIRLASQANIAQVLAELKEYATEVDVDFVRKAVRAIGRCAIKVEQSAERCVSTLLDLIQTKVNYVVQEAIVVIKDIFRKYPNKYESVIATLCENLDSLDEPEARAAMIWIVGEYAERIDNADELLESFLEGFHDESTQVQLQLLTAIVKLFLKKPTETQELVQQVLSLATQDSDNPDLRDRGYIYWRLLSTDPVAAKEVVLAEKPLISEETDLIEPTLLDELICYIGTLASVYHKPPSAFVEGGRGVVHKSLPPRTASSESTESPETAPAGAPSGEQPDVIPTQGDLLGDLLNLDLGPPVSGPPLATSSVQMGAVDLLGGGLDSLMGDEPEGIGGPNFVAPPAATVPANLGASMGSGLSDLFDLTSGVGTLSGSYVAPKAVWLPAMKAKGLEISGTFTRQVGSISMDLQLTNKALQVMTDFAIQFNRNSFGLAPAAPLQVHAPLSPNQTVEISLPLNTVGSVMKMEPLNNLQVAVKNNIDVFYFSTLYPLHILFVEDGKMDRQMFLATWKDIPNENEAQFQIRDCPLNAEAVSSRLQSSNIFTVAKRNVEGQDMLYQSLKLTNGIWVLAELRIQPGNPSFTDLELSLKCRAPEVSQHVYQAYETILKN; via the exons TGCCCTCTTCCCCGATGTGGTGAACTGCATGCAGACAGACAACCTAGAGCTGAAGAAGCTGGTGTACCTGTATTTGATGAACTATGCCAAGAGTCAGCCCGACATGGCCATCATGGCTGTCAACACCTTTGTGAAG GACTGTGAGGATCCCAATCCCTTAATCCGAGCCCTGGCCGTGCGGACCATGGGTTGTATCCGCGTTGACAAGATCACAGAGTACCTGTGTGAGCCACTCCGGAAGTGCCTGAAGGATGAGGACCCATACGTGCGAAAAACGGCGGCTGTGTGTGTAGCCAAGCTCCACGACATCAACGCCCAGCTGGTAGAGGACCAGGGCTTCCTGGACACCCTTAAAGACCTCATCTCTGACTCTAACCCCATG GTGGTGGCAAACGCAGTGGCTGCCCTGTCAGAGATTGCCGAGTCTCACCCCAGCAGCAACCTGCTTGACCTGAACCCGCAGTCCATTAATAAGCTACTGACAGCCCTGAATGAGTGCACCGAGTGGGGCCAGATCTTCATCCTGGACTGCCTGGCCAACTATACGCCCAAAGATGACCGAGAGGCCCAGAG CATCTGTGAGCGGGTCACCCCCAGGCTCTCCCACGCCAACTCTGCTGTGGTGCTGTCTGCTGTGAAGGTGCTGATGAAGTTCATGGAGATGTTGTCCAAGGACCTGGACTACTATGGCACACTGCTCAAGAAGCTGGCCCCACCCCTGGTCACGCTGCTGTCAGCCGAGCCTGAGCTGCAGTACGTGGCCCTGCGCAACATCAACCTCATCGTACAGAAAAG GCCTGAGATCCTGAAGCACGAAATGAAGGTCTTCTTTGTGAAGTACAATGACCCCATCTACGTGAAGCTGGAGAAGCTGGACATCATGATCCGTCTGGCCTCCCAGGCCAACATCGCCCAG GTTCTGGCAGAGCTGAAAGAATATGCAACAGAGGTGGATGTGGACTTTGTACGGAAGGCTGTGCGAGCCATCGGCCGCTGTGCGATCAAGGTGGAG CAATCTGCAGAGCGCTGTGTAAGCACGCTGCTGGATCTCATCCAGACCAAGGTCAACTACGTTGTCCAGGAAGCCATCGTGGTCATCAAGGACATCTTCCGCAAATACCCCAACAA GTACGAGAGTGTGATCGCCACGCTATGTGAGAACCTGGACTCTCTGGATGAGCCTGAGGCCCGGGCTGCCATGATTTGGATTGTAGGCGAGTACGCTGAGCGAATTGACAATGCCGATGAACTGCTAGAGAGCTTCCTTGAGGGCTTCCATGATGAGAGCACCCAG GTCCAGCTGCAGCTACTGACAGCCATTGTGAAACTCTTTCTGAAGAAGCCAACAGAGACCCAGGAGCTGGTGCAGCAGGTCCTCAGCTTGGCCACTCAG gACTCCGATAACCCGGATTTGCGGGACCGTGGCTACATCTACTGGCGTCTGCTTTCCACGGACCCAGTGGCTGCCAAGGAAGTGGTTTTGGCTGAGAAGCCACTCATCTCCGAAGAGACGGACCTCATTGAGCCCACACTACTGGATGAGCTCATCTGCTACATTGGCACACTGGCCTCCGTCTACCACAAGCCTCCCAGTGCCTTTGTGGAGGGGGGCCGGGGCGTTGTGCACAAGAGCCTGCCACCTCGCACCGCCTC gaGCGAGAGCACAGAGAGCCCCGAGACAGCCCCTGCCGGAGCACCCTCTGGTGAGCAGCCGGATGTCATCCCCACCCAGGGAGACCTGCTGGGCGACCTCCTCAACCTGGACCTTGGCCCCCCAGTGAGCGGTCCACCCCTGGCCACCTCCTCGGTGCAGATGGGAGCTGTGGATCTTCTTGGTGGAGGCCTTGACAGCCTG ATGGGGGATGAGCCTGAAGGG atTGGGGGCCCCAACTTTGTGGCACCCCCAGCAGCAACAGTCCCAGCCAACCTAGGAGCATCCATGGGCAGTGGCCTGAGTGACCTCTTTGACCTGACCAGTGGTGTGGGCACGCTGTCAGGATCGTACGTGGCCCCTAAAGCA GTGTGGCTCCCGGCCATGAAGGCCAAGGGGTTGGAGATCTCAGGTACCTTCACCCGCCAGGTGGGCTCCATCTCCATGGACCTGCAGCTGACCAACAAGGCCCTGCAGGTCATGACCGACTTTGCCATCCAGTTTAACCGCAACAG ctTCGGCCTGGCCCCTGCCGCCCCCCTCCAGGTCCACGCACCACTCAGCCCCAACCAGACTGTGgaaatctctctgcctctcaacaCGGTGGGCTCGGTCATGAAGATGGAGCCCCTGAACAACCTCCAG GTGGCCGTAAAGAACAACATTGACGTCTTCTACTTCAGCACTTTGTACCCACTGCATATCCTCTTTGTGGAGGATGGGAAGATGG ACCGGCAGATGTTCCTGGCCACGTGGAAGGACATTCCCAATGAAAATGAAGCCCAGTTCCAGATCAGAGACTGCCCCCTCAACGCGG AGGCTGTGAGCAGCAGGCTCCAGAGCAGCAACATCTTCACTGTCGCCAAGAGGAACGTGGAGGGCCAGGACATGCTCTACCAGTCCCTGAAGCTGACCAACGGCATCTGGGTGCTGGCAGAGCTGCGTATCCAGCCGGGCAACCCCAGCTTCACG GACTTGGAG CTGTCCCTGAAATGTCGAGCGCCAGAGGTGTCCCAACATGTGTACCAGGCCTATGAGACCATCCTCAAGAACTGA
- the AP1B1 gene encoding AP-1 complex subunit beta-1 isoform X8 codes for MTDSKYFTTTKKGEIFELKAELNSDKKEKKKEAVKKVIASMTVGKDVSALFPDVVNCMQTDNLELKKLVYLYLMNYAKSQPDMAIMAVNTFVKDCEDPNPLIRALAVRTMGCIRVDKITEYLCEPLRKCLKDEDPYVRKTAAVCVAKLHDINAQLVEDQGFLDTLKDLISDSNPMVVANAVAALSEIAESHPSSNLLDLNPQSINKLLTALNECTEWGQIFILDCLANYTPKDDREAQSICERVTPRLSHANSAVVLSAVKVLMKFMEMLSKDLDYYGTLLKKLAPPLVTLLSAEPELQYVALRNINLIVQKRPEILKHEMKVFFVKYNDPIYVKLEKLDIMIRLASQANIAQVLAELKEYATEVDVDFVRKAVRAIGRCAIKVEQSAERCVSTLLDLIQTKVNYVVQEAIVVIKDIFRKYPNKYESVIATLCENLDSLDEPEARAAMIWIVGEYAERIDNADELLESFLEGFHDESTQVQLQLLTAIVKLFLKKPTETQELVQQVLSLATQDSDNPDLRDRGYIYWRLLSTDPVAAKEVVLAEKPLISEETDLIEPTLLDELICYIGTLASVYHKPPSAFVEGGRGVVHKSLPPRTASSESTESPETAPAGAPSGEQPDVIPTQGDLLGDLLNLDLGPPVSGPPLATSSVQMGAVDLLGGGLDSLIGGPNFVAPPAATVPANLGASMGSGLSDLFDLTSGVGTLSGSYVAPKAVWLPAMKAKGLEISGTFTRQVGSISMDLQLTNKALQVMTDFAIQFNRNSFGLAPAAPLQVHAPLSPNQTVEISLPLNTVGSVMKMEPLNNLQVAVKNNIDVFYFSTLYPLHILFVEDGKMDRQMFLATWKDIPNENEAQFQIRDCPLNAEAVSSRLQSSNIFTVAKRNVEGQDMLYQSLKLTNGIWVLAELRIQPGNPSFTLSLKCRAPEVSQHVYQAYETILKN; via the exons TGCCCTCTTCCCCGATGTGGTGAACTGCATGCAGACAGACAACCTAGAGCTGAAGAAGCTGGTGTACCTGTATTTGATGAACTATGCCAAGAGTCAGCCCGACATGGCCATCATGGCTGTCAACACCTTTGTGAAG GACTGTGAGGATCCCAATCCCTTAATCCGAGCCCTGGCCGTGCGGACCATGGGTTGTATCCGCGTTGACAAGATCACAGAGTACCTGTGTGAGCCACTCCGGAAGTGCCTGAAGGATGAGGACCCATACGTGCGAAAAACGGCGGCTGTGTGTGTAGCCAAGCTCCACGACATCAACGCCCAGCTGGTAGAGGACCAGGGCTTCCTGGACACCCTTAAAGACCTCATCTCTGACTCTAACCCCATG GTGGTGGCAAACGCAGTGGCTGCCCTGTCAGAGATTGCCGAGTCTCACCCCAGCAGCAACCTGCTTGACCTGAACCCGCAGTCCATTAATAAGCTACTGACAGCCCTGAATGAGTGCACCGAGTGGGGCCAGATCTTCATCCTGGACTGCCTGGCCAACTATACGCCCAAAGATGACCGAGAGGCCCAGAG CATCTGTGAGCGGGTCACCCCCAGGCTCTCCCACGCCAACTCTGCTGTGGTGCTGTCTGCTGTGAAGGTGCTGATGAAGTTCATGGAGATGTTGTCCAAGGACCTGGACTACTATGGCACACTGCTCAAGAAGCTGGCCCCACCCCTGGTCACGCTGCTGTCAGCCGAGCCTGAGCTGCAGTACGTGGCCCTGCGCAACATCAACCTCATCGTACAGAAAAG GCCTGAGATCCTGAAGCACGAAATGAAGGTCTTCTTTGTGAAGTACAATGACCCCATCTACGTGAAGCTGGAGAAGCTGGACATCATGATCCGTCTGGCCTCCCAGGCCAACATCGCCCAG GTTCTGGCAGAGCTGAAAGAATATGCAACAGAGGTGGATGTGGACTTTGTACGGAAGGCTGTGCGAGCCATCGGCCGCTGTGCGATCAAGGTGGAG CAATCTGCAGAGCGCTGTGTAAGCACGCTGCTGGATCTCATCCAGACCAAGGTCAACTACGTTGTCCAGGAAGCCATCGTGGTCATCAAGGACATCTTCCGCAAATACCCCAACAA GTACGAGAGTGTGATCGCCACGCTATGTGAGAACCTGGACTCTCTGGATGAGCCTGAGGCCCGGGCTGCCATGATTTGGATTGTAGGCGAGTACGCTGAGCGAATTGACAATGCCGATGAACTGCTAGAGAGCTTCCTTGAGGGCTTCCATGATGAGAGCACCCAG GTCCAGCTGCAGCTACTGACAGCCATTGTGAAACTCTTTCTGAAGAAGCCAACAGAGACCCAGGAGCTGGTGCAGCAGGTCCTCAGCTTGGCCACTCAG gACTCCGATAACCCGGATTTGCGGGACCGTGGCTACATCTACTGGCGTCTGCTTTCCACGGACCCAGTGGCTGCCAAGGAAGTGGTTTTGGCTGAGAAGCCACTCATCTCCGAAGAGACGGACCTCATTGAGCCCACACTACTGGATGAGCTCATCTGCTACATTGGCACACTGGCCTCCGTCTACCACAAGCCTCCCAGTGCCTTTGTGGAGGGGGGCCGGGGCGTTGTGCACAAGAGCCTGCCACCTCGCACCGCCTC gaGCGAGAGCACAGAGAGCCCCGAGACAGCCCCTGCCGGAGCACCCTCTGGTGAGCAGCCGGATGTCATCCCCACCCAGGGAGACCTGCTGGGCGACCTCCTCAACCTGGACCTTGGCCCCCCAGTGAGCGGTCCACCCCTGGCCACCTCCTCGGTGCAGATGGGAGCTGTGGATCTTCTTGGTGGAGGCCTTGACAGCCTG atTGGGGGCCCCAACTTTGTGGCACCCCCAGCAGCAACAGTCCCAGCCAACCTAGGAGCATCCATGGGCAGTGGCCTGAGTGACCTCTTTGACCTGACCAGTGGTGTGGGCACGCTGTCAGGATCGTACGTGGCCCCTAAAGCA GTGTGGCTCCCGGCCATGAAGGCCAAGGGGTTGGAGATCTCAGGTACCTTCACCCGCCAGGTGGGCTCCATCTCCATGGACCTGCAGCTGACCAACAAGGCCCTGCAGGTCATGACCGACTTTGCCATCCAGTTTAACCGCAACAG ctTCGGCCTGGCCCCTGCCGCCCCCCTCCAGGTCCACGCACCACTCAGCCCCAACCAGACTGTGgaaatctctctgcctctcaacaCGGTGGGCTCGGTCATGAAGATGGAGCCCCTGAACAACCTCCAG GTGGCCGTAAAGAACAACATTGACGTCTTCTACTTCAGCACTTTGTACCCACTGCATATCCTCTTTGTGGAGGATGGGAAGATGG ACCGGCAGATGTTCCTGGCCACGTGGAAGGACATTCCCAATGAAAATGAAGCCCAGTTCCAGATCAGAGACTGCCCCCTCAACGCGG AGGCTGTGAGCAGCAGGCTCCAGAGCAGCAACATCTTCACTGTCGCCAAGAGGAACGTGGAGGGCCAGGACATGCTCTACCAGTCCCTGAAGCTGACCAACGGCATCTGGGTGCTGGCAGAGCTGCGTATCCAGCCGGGCAACCCCAGCTTCACG CTGTCCCTGAAATGTCGAGCGCCAGAGGTGTCCCAACATGTGTACCAGGCCTATGAGACCATCCTCAAGAACTGA
- the AP1B1 gene encoding AP-1 complex subunit beta-1 isoform X6 yields MTDSKYFTTTKKGEIFELKAELNSDKKEKKKEAVKKVIASMTVGKDVSALFPDVVNCMQTDNLELKKLVYLYLMNYAKSQPDMAIMAVNTFVKDCEDPNPLIRALAVRTMGCIRVDKITEYLCEPLRKCLKDEDPYVRKTAAVCVAKLHDINAQLVEDQGFLDTLKDLISDSNPMVVANAVAALSEIAESHPSSNLLDLNPQSINKLLTALNECTEWGQIFILDCLANYTPKDDREAQSICERVTPRLSHANSAVVLSAVKVLMKFMEMLSKDLDYYGTLLKKLAPPLVTLLSAEPELQYVALRNINLIVQKRPEILKHEMKVFFVKYNDPIYVKLEKLDIMIRLASQANIAQVLAELKEYATEVDVDFVRKAVRAIGRCAIKVEQSAERCVSTLLDLIQTKVNYVVQEAIVVIKDIFRKYPNKYESVIATLCENLDSLDEPEARAAMIWIVGEYAERIDNADELLESFLEGFHDESTQVQLQLLTAIVKLFLKKPTETQELVQQVLSLATQDSDNPDLRDRGYIYWRLLSTDPVAAKEVVLAEKPLISEETDLIEPTLLDELICYIGTLASVYHKPPSAFVEGGRGVVHKSLPPRTASSESTESPETAPAGAPSGEQPDVIPTQGDLLGDLLNLDLGPPVSGPPLATSSVQMGAVDLLGGGLDSLMGDEPEGIGGPNFVAPPAATVPANLGASMGSGLSDLFDLTSGVGTLSGSYVAPKAVWLPAMKAKGLEISGTFTRQVGSISMDLQLTNKALQVMTDFAIQFNRNSFGLAPAAPLQVHAPLSPNQTVEISLPLNTVGSVMKMEPLNNLQVAVKNNIDVFYFSTLYPLHILFVEDGKMDRQMFLATWKDIPNENEAQFQIRDCPLNAEAVSSRLQSSNIFTVAKRNVEGQDMLYQSLKLTNGIWVLAELRIQPGNPSFTLSLKCRAPEVSQHVYQAYETILKN; encoded by the exons TGCCCTCTTCCCCGATGTGGTGAACTGCATGCAGACAGACAACCTAGAGCTGAAGAAGCTGGTGTACCTGTATTTGATGAACTATGCCAAGAGTCAGCCCGACATGGCCATCATGGCTGTCAACACCTTTGTGAAG GACTGTGAGGATCCCAATCCCTTAATCCGAGCCCTGGCCGTGCGGACCATGGGTTGTATCCGCGTTGACAAGATCACAGAGTACCTGTGTGAGCCACTCCGGAAGTGCCTGAAGGATGAGGACCCATACGTGCGAAAAACGGCGGCTGTGTGTGTAGCCAAGCTCCACGACATCAACGCCCAGCTGGTAGAGGACCAGGGCTTCCTGGACACCCTTAAAGACCTCATCTCTGACTCTAACCCCATG GTGGTGGCAAACGCAGTGGCTGCCCTGTCAGAGATTGCCGAGTCTCACCCCAGCAGCAACCTGCTTGACCTGAACCCGCAGTCCATTAATAAGCTACTGACAGCCCTGAATGAGTGCACCGAGTGGGGCCAGATCTTCATCCTGGACTGCCTGGCCAACTATACGCCCAAAGATGACCGAGAGGCCCAGAG CATCTGTGAGCGGGTCACCCCCAGGCTCTCCCACGCCAACTCTGCTGTGGTGCTGTCTGCTGTGAAGGTGCTGATGAAGTTCATGGAGATGTTGTCCAAGGACCTGGACTACTATGGCACACTGCTCAAGAAGCTGGCCCCACCCCTGGTCACGCTGCTGTCAGCCGAGCCTGAGCTGCAGTACGTGGCCCTGCGCAACATCAACCTCATCGTACAGAAAAG GCCTGAGATCCTGAAGCACGAAATGAAGGTCTTCTTTGTGAAGTACAATGACCCCATCTACGTGAAGCTGGAGAAGCTGGACATCATGATCCGTCTGGCCTCCCAGGCCAACATCGCCCAG GTTCTGGCAGAGCTGAAAGAATATGCAACAGAGGTGGATGTGGACTTTGTACGGAAGGCTGTGCGAGCCATCGGCCGCTGTGCGATCAAGGTGGAG CAATCTGCAGAGCGCTGTGTAAGCACGCTGCTGGATCTCATCCAGACCAAGGTCAACTACGTTGTCCAGGAAGCCATCGTGGTCATCAAGGACATCTTCCGCAAATACCCCAACAA GTACGAGAGTGTGATCGCCACGCTATGTGAGAACCTGGACTCTCTGGATGAGCCTGAGGCCCGGGCTGCCATGATTTGGATTGTAGGCGAGTACGCTGAGCGAATTGACAATGCCGATGAACTGCTAGAGAGCTTCCTTGAGGGCTTCCATGATGAGAGCACCCAG GTCCAGCTGCAGCTACTGACAGCCATTGTGAAACTCTTTCTGAAGAAGCCAACAGAGACCCAGGAGCTGGTGCAGCAGGTCCTCAGCTTGGCCACTCAG gACTCCGATAACCCGGATTTGCGGGACCGTGGCTACATCTACTGGCGTCTGCTTTCCACGGACCCAGTGGCTGCCAAGGAAGTGGTTTTGGCTGAGAAGCCACTCATCTCCGAAGAGACGGACCTCATTGAGCCCACACTACTGGATGAGCTCATCTGCTACATTGGCACACTGGCCTCCGTCTACCACAAGCCTCCCAGTGCCTTTGTGGAGGGGGGCCGGGGCGTTGTGCACAAGAGCCTGCCACCTCGCACCGCCTC gaGCGAGAGCACAGAGAGCCCCGAGACAGCCCCTGCCGGAGCACCCTCTGGTGAGCAGCCGGATGTCATCCCCACCCAGGGAGACCTGCTGGGCGACCTCCTCAACCTGGACCTTGGCCCCCCAGTGAGCGGTCCACCCCTGGCCACCTCCTCGGTGCAGATGGGAGCTGTGGATCTTCTTGGTGGAGGCCTTGACAGCCTG ATGGGGGATGAGCCTGAAGGG atTGGGGGCCCCAACTTTGTGGCACCCCCAGCAGCAACAGTCCCAGCCAACCTAGGAGCATCCATGGGCAGTGGCCTGAGTGACCTCTTTGACCTGACCAGTGGTGTGGGCACGCTGTCAGGATCGTACGTGGCCCCTAAAGCA GTGTGGCTCCCGGCCATGAAGGCCAAGGGGTTGGAGATCTCAGGTACCTTCACCCGCCAGGTGGGCTCCATCTCCATGGACCTGCAGCTGACCAACAAGGCCCTGCAGGTCATGACCGACTTTGCCATCCAGTTTAACCGCAACAG ctTCGGCCTGGCCCCTGCCGCCCCCCTCCAGGTCCACGCACCACTCAGCCCCAACCAGACTGTGgaaatctctctgcctctcaacaCGGTGGGCTCGGTCATGAAGATGGAGCCCCTGAACAACCTCCAG GTGGCCGTAAAGAACAACATTGACGTCTTCTACTTCAGCACTTTGTACCCACTGCATATCCTCTTTGTGGAGGATGGGAAGATGG ACCGGCAGATGTTCCTGGCCACGTGGAAGGACATTCCCAATGAAAATGAAGCCCAGTTCCAGATCAGAGACTGCCCCCTCAACGCGG AGGCTGTGAGCAGCAGGCTCCAGAGCAGCAACATCTTCACTGTCGCCAAGAGGAACGTGGAGGGCCAGGACATGCTCTACCAGTCCCTGAAGCTGACCAACGGCATCTGGGTGCTGGCAGAGCTGCGTATCCAGCCGGGCAACCCCAGCTTCACG CTGTCCCTGAAATGTCGAGCGCCAGAGGTGTCCCAACATGTGTACCAGGCCTATGAGACCATCCTCAAGAACTGA
- the AP1B1 gene encoding AP-1 complex subunit beta-1 isoform X7, with the protein MTDSKYFTTTKKGEIFELKAELNSDKKEKKKEAVKKVIASMTVGKDVSALFPDVVNCMQTDNLELKKLVYLYLMNYAKSQPDMAIMAVNTFVKDCEDPNPLIRALAVRTMGCIRVDKITEYLCEPLRKCLKDEDPYVRKTAAVCVAKLHDINAQLVEDQGFLDTLKDLISDSNPMVVANAVAALSEIAESHPSSNLLDLNPQSINKLLTALNECTEWGQIFILDCLANYTPKDDREAQSICERVTPRLSHANSAVVLSAVKVLMKFMEMLSKDLDYYGTLLKKLAPPLVTLLSAEPELQYVALRNINLIVQKRPEILKHEMKVFFVKYNDPIYVKLEKLDIMIRLASQANIAQVLAELKEYATEVDVDFVRKAVRAIGRCAIKVEQSAERCVSTLLDLIQTKVNYVVQEAIVVIKDIFRKYPNKYESVIATLCENLDSLDEPEARAAMIWIVGEYAERIDNADELLESFLEGFHDESTQVQLQLLTAIVKLFLKKPTETQELVQQVLSLATQDSDNPDLRDRGYIYWRLLSTDPVAAKEVVLAEKPLISEETDLIEPTLLDELICYIGTLASVYHKPPSAFVEGGRGVVHKSLPPRTASSESTESPETAPAGAPSGEQPDVIPTQGDLLGDLLNLDLGPPVSGPPLATSSVQMGAVDLLGGGLDSLIGGPNFVAPPAATVPANLGASMGSGLSDLFDLTSGVGTLSGSYVAPKAVWLPAMKAKGLEISGTFTRQVGSISMDLQLTNKALQVMTDFAIQFNRNSFGLAPAAPLQVHAPLSPNQTVEISLPLNTVGSVMKMEPLNNLQVAVKNNIDVFYFSTLYPLHILFVEDGKMDRQMFLATWKDIPNENEAQFQIRDCPLNAEAVSSRLQSSNIFTVAKRNVEGQDMLYQSLKLTNGIWVLAELRIQPGNPSFTDLELSLKCRAPEVSQHVYQAYETILKN; encoded by the exons TGCCCTCTTCCCCGATGTGGTGAACTGCATGCAGACAGACAACCTAGAGCTGAAGAAGCTGGTGTACCTGTATTTGATGAACTATGCCAAGAGTCAGCCCGACATGGCCATCATGGCTGTCAACACCTTTGTGAAG GACTGTGAGGATCCCAATCCCTTAATCCGAGCCCTGGCCGTGCGGACCATGGGTTGTATCCGCGTTGACAAGATCACAGAGTACCTGTGTGAGCCACTCCGGAAGTGCCTGAAGGATGAGGACCCATACGTGCGAAAAACGGCGGCTGTGTGTGTAGCCAAGCTCCACGACATCAACGCCCAGCTGGTAGAGGACCAGGGCTTCCTGGACACCCTTAAAGACCTCATCTCTGACTCTAACCCCATG GTGGTGGCAAACGCAGTGGCTGCCCTGTCAGAGATTGCCGAGTCTCACCCCAGCAGCAACCTGCTTGACCTGAACCCGCAGTCCATTAATAAGCTACTGACAGCCCTGAATGAGTGCACCGAGTGGGGCCAGATCTTCATCCTGGACTGCCTGGCCAACTATACGCCCAAAGATGACCGAGAGGCCCAGAG CATCTGTGAGCGGGTCACCCCCAGGCTCTCCCACGCCAACTCTGCTGTGGTGCTGTCTGCTGTGAAGGTGCTGATGAAGTTCATGGAGATGTTGTCCAAGGACCTGGACTACTATGGCACACTGCTCAAGAAGCTGGCCCCACCCCTGGTCACGCTGCTGTCAGCCGAGCCTGAGCTGCAGTACGTGGCCCTGCGCAACATCAACCTCATCGTACAGAAAAG GCCTGAGATCCTGAAGCACGAAATGAAGGTCTTCTTTGTGAAGTACAATGACCCCATCTACGTGAAGCTGGAGAAGCTGGACATCATGATCCGTCTGGCCTCCCAGGCCAACATCGCCCAG GTTCTGGCAGAGCTGAAAGAATATGCAACAGAGGTGGATGTGGACTTTGTACGGAAGGCTGTGCGAGCCATCGGCCGCTGTGCGATCAAGGTGGAG CAATCTGCAGAGCGCTGTGTAAGCACGCTGCTGGATCTCATCCAGACCAAGGTCAACTACGTTGTCCAGGAAGCCATCGTGGTCATCAAGGACATCTTCCGCAAATACCCCAACAA GTACGAGAGTGTGATCGCCACGCTATGTGAGAACCTGGACTCTCTGGATGAGCCTGAGGCCCGGGCTGCCATGATTTGGATTGTAGGCGAGTACGCTGAGCGAATTGACAATGCCGATGAACTGCTAGAGAGCTTCCTTGAGGGCTTCCATGATGAGAGCACCCAG GTCCAGCTGCAGCTACTGACAGCCATTGTGAAACTCTTTCTGAAGAAGCCAACAGAGACCCAGGAGCTGGTGCAGCAGGTCCTCAGCTTGGCCACTCAG gACTCCGATAACCCGGATTTGCGGGACCGTGGCTACATCTACTGGCGTCTGCTTTCCACGGACCCAGTGGCTGCCAAGGAAGTGGTTTTGGCTGAGAAGCCACTCATCTCCGAAGAGACGGACCTCATTGAGCCCACACTACTGGATGAGCTCATCTGCTACATTGGCACACTGGCCTCCGTCTACCACAAGCCTCCCAGTGCCTTTGTGGAGGGGGGCCGGGGCGTTGTGCACAAGAGCCTGCCACCTCGCACCGCCTC gaGCGAGAGCACAGAGAGCCCCGAGACAGCCCCTGCCGGAGCACCCTCTGGTGAGCAGCCGGATGTCATCCCCACCCAGGGAGACCTGCTGGGCGACCTCCTCAACCTGGACCTTGGCCCCCCAGTGAGCGGTCCACCCCTGGCCACCTCCTCGGTGCAGATGGGAGCTGTGGATCTTCTTGGTGGAGGCCTTGACAGCCTG atTGGGGGCCCCAACTTTGTGGCACCCCCAGCAGCAACAGTCCCAGCCAACCTAGGAGCATCCATGGGCAGTGGCCTGAGTGACCTCTTTGACCTGACCAGTGGTGTGGGCACGCTGTCAGGATCGTACGTGGCCCCTAAAGCA GTGTGGCTCCCGGCCATGAAGGCCAAGGGGTTGGAGATCTCAGGTACCTTCACCCGCCAGGTGGGCTCCATCTCCATGGACCTGCAGCTGACCAACAAGGCCCTGCAGGTCATGACCGACTTTGCCATCCAGTTTAACCGCAACAG ctTCGGCCTGGCCCCTGCCGCCCCCCTCCAGGTCCACGCACCACTCAGCCCCAACCAGACTGTGgaaatctctctgcctctcaacaCGGTGGGCTCGGTCATGAAGATGGAGCCCCTGAACAACCTCCAG GTGGCCGTAAAGAACAACATTGACGTCTTCTACTTCAGCACTTTGTACCCACTGCATATCCTCTTTGTGGAGGATGGGAAGATGG ACCGGCAGATGTTCCTGGCCACGTGGAAGGACATTCCCAATGAAAATGAAGCCCAGTTCCAGATCAGAGACTGCCCCCTCAACGCGG AGGCTGTGAGCAGCAGGCTCCAGAGCAGCAACATCTTCACTGTCGCCAAGAGGAACGTGGAGGGCCAGGACATGCTCTACCAGTCCCTGAAGCTGACCAACGGCATCTGGGTGCTGGCAGAGCTGCGTATCCAGCCGGGCAACCCCAGCTTCACG GACTTGGAG CTGTCCCTGAAATGTCGAGCGCCAGAGGTGTCCCAACATGTGTACCAGGCCTATGAGACCATCCTCAAGAACTGA